The Pseudomonas sp. DG56-2 genome contains a region encoding:
- the mqo gene encoding malate dehydrogenase (quinone) has protein sequence MAQNEAVDVVLVGAGIMSATLAVLLKELDPAIKLEVVELMDSGAAESSNPWNNAGTGHAGLCELNYTPQAADGSIDIKKAVLINTQFEVSRQFWAYLSKKGAFSSPRAFINPVPHLSYVEGEKGVDFLKKRFELLKQHHAFAEMEYTEDKSVMNDWMPLMMPGRPADQTIAATRVMKGTDINFGALTNKLLKHLASTPDAQVKYCKRVTGLRRNGSGWTVSIKDVNSGSSREVDARFVFLGAGGAALPLLQQSGIEESKGFGGFPVSGQWLRCDNPEVVKKHQAKVYSQAAVGSPPMSVPHLDTRVVDGKTSLLFGPYAGFTTKFLKHGSFLDLPLSVRMGNIGPMLAVARDNMDLTKYLVSEVMQSMEQRLDSLRRFYPEAKAEDWRLEVAGQRVQIIKKDPKKGGVLQFGTELVSAKDGTLAALLGASPGASVTVSIMLDLIERCFPEQTKGAWAAKLKEIFPAREKVLATDAALYHKISVQNDEALGLVENSPAQHYA, from the coding sequence ATGGCGCAGAACGAAGCAGTCGATGTGGTATTGGTAGGGGCAGGCATCATGAGTGCCACCCTGGCCGTACTGCTAAAGGAACTCGACCCGGCCATCAAGCTGGAAGTCGTCGAGTTGATGGATTCGGGTGCCGCGGAAAGTTCCAACCCGTGGAACAACGCCGGGACCGGCCATGCCGGGCTGTGTGAACTGAACTACACGCCGCAGGCCGCCGACGGCAGCATCGACATCAAGAAAGCGGTGCTCATCAACACTCAGTTCGAAGTGTCCCGGCAGTTCTGGGCCTACCTGAGCAAGAAAGGCGCGTTCAGCTCTCCACGGGCGTTCATCAACCCGGTTCCACACCTGAGCTACGTCGAAGGTGAAAAAGGCGTCGATTTCCTCAAGAAGCGCTTCGAGCTGCTCAAGCAGCACCATGCCTTCGCCGAGATGGAATACACCGAAGACAAATCGGTCATGAACGATTGGATGCCGCTGATGATGCCGGGTCGCCCTGCCGACCAGACAATCGCCGCCACCCGTGTCATGAAAGGTACCGATATCAACTTCGGCGCCCTGACCAACAAACTGCTCAAGCACCTGGCAAGCACGCCGGATGCCCAGGTCAAGTACTGCAAGCGCGTGACTGGCCTGCGCCGTAACGGCAGCGGCTGGACCGTCAGCATCAAGGACGTGAACAGCGGCAGCAGCCGTGAAGTGGATGCTCGCTTCGTATTCCTCGGCGCCGGTGGTGCTGCACTGCCATTGCTGCAGCAGTCGGGCATTGAAGAGAGCAAGGGCTTCGGTGGCTTCCCGGTCAGCGGTCAGTGGCTGCGTTGCGACAACCCGGAAGTGGTCAAGAAGCACCAGGCCAAGGTCTATAGCCAGGCCGCTGTTGGCTCGCCACCGATGTCGGTACCACACCTGGATACCCGTGTCGTCGACGGCAAGACTTCGCTGCTGTTCGGCCCTTATGCCGGGTTTACCACCAAGTTTCTCAAGCACGGCTCGTTCCTCGACCTGCCGCTGTCGGTGCGCATGGGCAACATCGGCCCGATGCTCGCCGTGGCCCGCGACAACATGGACCTGACCAAATACCTGGTCAGCGAAGTGATGCAGTCGATGGAGCAACGCCTTGACTCCCTGCGCCGCTTCTACCCAGAAGCGAAAGCCGAAGACTGGCGCCTGGAAGTGGCAGGGCAGCGCGTGCAGATCATCAAGAAAGACCCGAAAAAAGGCGGCGTGCTGCAGTTTGGTACAGAACTGGTATCAGCCAAGGACGGTACCTTGGCCGCGCTGCTGGGGGCTTCCCCAGGTGCATCGGTGACCGTATCGATCATGCTTGACCTGATCGAGCGCTGCTTCCCCGAGCAGACCAAGGGTGCCTGGGCCGCCAAGCTCAAGGAAATTTTCCCGGCCCGGGAAAAAGTCCTGGCTACCGACGCTGCCCTGTATCACAAGATCAGCGTGCAAAACGACGAAGCCCTGGGCCTGGTCGAAAACAGCCCGGCGCAGCATTACGCGTAA